TCGTTTCGCGCGGAATCTTCGCGAGCACATCGCCCGGCGAAAGCTCGTCGCCATCCTGAACCATGAGATGAGCGCGGTTCGGCATAAGGTAACGCTTCGTGCCTGCTGCACCCTTCACGAGGATCATCGGCTGACGCTTTTCGTCCGGCGAGTCAGCAACCACGAGACGCGAAAGACCAGTAACTTCATCGGTCTCTTCGTGCAGCGTGACGCCTTCCTGCAGGTCCTTGAACTGCACGGTGCCTTCGATTTCGGTGAGGATCGAGAAGGTGTAGGGGTCCCACTCGCCGATCACGTCGCCGAGCTTGACTTCCTGACCATCTTCCACCTTCAGCTTCGCACCGTAAACGATGGCGTAGCGCTCCTTCTCACGGCCCTTCTCGTCGATGATCGCGATGGATCCCGAGCGGTTGAAGGCCACCAGGCCGCCGTCCTTGGAGCGAACGGTTGCGAGGTTGATGAAGTGAATGCGACCAGCGTTCTTGGCTTCGAGATGCGAGGCATCGGCCACACGCGAAGCCGTTCCACCTACGTGGAAGGTACGCATGGTGAGCTGCGTGCCGGGCTCGCCGATGGACTGCGCAGCGATAACGCCGACAGCTTCACCGAGCTCGACCATCTTGCCCGAACCGAGGTTACGACCGTAGCAACGGATGCAGCAGCCGCGCTTGGATTCGCAGGTGAGCACCGAGCGGATCTTCACCTTCTCGATACCCGCAGCCTGGATCGCTGCTGCCTTATCTTCGTCGATCTCGTCGTTGATCTCGACGATCGTCTTGCCTTCGAAGTCCTTGAGCTTCTCGAGCGTCACGCGGCCGATGATACGGTCACGCAGCGGTTCGATGATCTCACCGGCTTCGATGATCGGCATGACGTAGATGCCTTCAACCGTGCCGCAATCGAGCTCGGAGATGATGACATCCTGCGCCACGTCGACCAGACGACGGGTGAGGTAACCCGAGTCAGCGGTCTTCAGCGCGGTATCAGCAAGACCCTTACGAGCACCGTGCGTCGAGATGAAGTACTCGAGAACGGTCAGGCCTTCGCGGAAGTTCGCCTTGATCGGCGATTCGATGATTTCGCCCGAGGGCTTGGCCATCAGTCCGCGCATACCGGAGAGCTGACGAATCTGCTGCTTGGAACCACGAGCGCCCGAGTCCGCCATGATGTAGATCGGGTTCATGGTGCCTTCCTTGTCGGCACGCTTCATGTTGTTGAACATTTCGTCGGCGACGCGGTCGGTGATGCCAGACCACAGCTGCGTGACCTTGTTGGAGCGTTCGAGGTTGGTGATCGAACCTTCCAGGTACTGCTGCTGCAGCGTGATGACCTGCTTCTCAGCGTCTGCCACCGTCGTGTACTTCGACGCCGGGATGACCATGTCATCCAGACCGACCGAGAGACCCGAGCGGGTAGCGTACTGGAAGCCCAGCTCCTTGAGGCGATCGAGCGTGTGCACGGTCGTCTCCAGACCCAGGTTCAGGTACAGGTAGTTGATGAGCTGACCGATGCCCTTCTTCTTCAGCAGGCCGTTCACATACGGCATACCTTCCGGCAGGCGGTCGTTCAGGATCGCGCGACCAACGGTCGTGTTGATGAACTGCTTGTTGAACTCGACCGGTTCGGTGTGCGTGAGGTCCTGATCGTCGTAGGCCGTGGTCATGTCGAGCACAGGGCCGGTGTAGCGCAGACGAATCGGCGTCAGCGTCTCCACCTGCTTGGCTTCGAGCGCCATCAGCACTTCTTCGATGTTCGCGAACACACGGCCTTCACCCTTCGCGTTCACCTTCGCGCGCGTCAGGTAGTAGATGCCGAGCACGAGATCCTGCGTCGGGACCGAGATCGGCTGACCCGATGCCGGCGAGAGGATGTTGTGCGAAGCCAGCATCAGCACCGAAGCTTCGATCTGCGCTTCAGGGCTCAGCGGGATGTGCACAGCCATCTGGTCACCGTCGAAGTCGGCATTGAACGCCGTGCAGACGAGCGGGTGAATCTTGATGGCCTTACCTTCCACGAGCACGGGCTCAAACGCCTGGATACCCAGACGGTGAAGCGTCGGAGCGCGGTTCAGCAGTACCGGATGGTCCTTGATGACTTCTTCAAGGATGTCCCAAACGATCGACTCCTGCTGCTCCACCATCTCCTTGGCCTGCTTGATGGTCGTGCAGTGGCCCGTCTGCTCGAGACGGTGATAGATGAACGGCTTGAAGAGCTCGAGCGCCATCTTCTTGGGGAGACCGCACTGGTGCAGCTTCAGCTCAGGACCGACCACGATCACCGAACGACCGGAATAGTCCACGCGCTTGCCGAGCAGGTTCTGACGGAAGCGGCCCTGCTTGCCCTTGAGGGTGTCAGAGAGCGACTTCAGCGGACGGTTGTTCGCGCCACGCAGCACGCGGCCACGACGGCCGTTGTCGAACAGCGCGTCCACAGCTTCCTGCAGCATGCGCTTTTCGTTACGCACGATGACCTCAGGCGCATGGAGGTCCATGAGCTTCTTGAGGCGGTTGTTACGGTTGATCACGCGGCGGTACAGATCGTTGAGATCCGAGGTCGCGAAGCGGCCACCGTCCAGCGGCACGAGCGGGCGAAGCTCGGGCGGGATCACGGGGATCACGTCGAGGATCATCCACTGCGGCTTGTTGTCGGACTTGCGGAACGCCTCAACCACCTTCAGGCGCTTGGAGTACTTGAGCTTCTTCTGCAGCGAAGTCTCGGTCTTCATGCGCTCGCGAAGCTCGATGGCGAGCTCCTGCGTTTCAACGCGCTTGAGAAGCTCCTTGATCGCTTCAGCACCCATCATGGCCTTGAAGCCGGACGGGCGGTACTGCTGGTCGAGCTCGCGGAAGCGGTTCTCGTCCTTGATGACTTCGCGCTCCTTCACAGGAGCGTCGCCCGGATCGACGACCACGTACGACTCGAAGTAGAGAACAGCTTCGAGCTCACGCAGCGAGATGTCGAGCAGGTGGCCGATACGCGAGGGCAGGCCCTTGAAGAACCACACGTGCGAGCAGGGCGAAGCCAGCTCGATGTGGCCGAGGCGCTCACGACGAACCTTGGACAAGGTGACTTCAACGCCGCACTTGTCGCAGATCACGCCGCGGTGCTTCATGCGCTTGTACTTGCCGCAGAGGCATTCCCAGTCGGTGATCGGTCCGAAGATGCGCGCGCAGAAGAGGCCGTCACGTTCGGGCTTGAACGTGCGGTAGTTGATGGTTTCCGGCTTCGTGACTTCACCATGCGACCACGAGCGAATCTTCTCGGGGCTGGCGAGCTGGATCTTGATCGAGTCGAAGTCGGCGATCGGTCCTTGCGTTTCAAAAGGGCTGGAGCGGAACATGAGTTTTTCTCTCCGTTGCAGTGCGTTGCTCGATGCCAACTTTGTCCATCGCTCTGTCATGCACTCAGAGCCTGTTGCGAGCTTCGCTGCTGTCTTGCTGCTGGTTACGGGCGGTGCGATCTTCTGCGGCCGCAAATCTCTTCAGTCATCGCCGTTGCCTCTGCTCTTCCCTGCCGTTACACAAGCTCAGGAAGAAGCAGAGGCTGGCGGATTCAGTTAGTCGGCGACTGCCAGCTCGGGAACCGTGTTCAGGTCCTCTTCGCTGACCGCTGCACTGCCCTTGACGAGTTCCACGTCCAGGCAGAGCGACTGCAGTTCGCGGATCAACACGTTGAACGACTCCGGTACACCCGGCTCGATCGCCGCCTCGCCCTTGACGATGGCCTCGTAGATCTTCGTACGGCCAAAGACGTCATCCGACTTCGCGGTGAGCAGTTCCTGCAGGATGTAAGCCGCACCGTATGCTTCGAGCGCCCAGACTTCCATTTCGCCGAAGCGCTGGCCGCCGAACTGCGCCTTACCACCCAGCGGCTGCTGCGTGATGAGCGAGTACGGTCCGATCGAACGAGCGTGGATCTTGTCGTCGACAAGGTGAGACAGCTTGAGCATGTAGATGTAGCCAACCGTGACAGGCTGCTCGAACTCATCGCCGGTCATACCGTCGATCAGCGGGCTCTTGCCCGAGCTCGGAAGTCCAGCCGCTGCGAGCAGCGCCTTGATTTCCGTTTCCTGTGCACCGTCGAACACCGCCGTGCCGAACCAGATGCCGCGCTTCATGCCTGCAGCCACGCGCAGAGTCTGCTCGTCGTCGAGGGCAAGAAGCTGGTTGAGAGCAGCCGTGTTCTTGAACTGCTCCTTGAAGATCTCGCGAACCTCATTGGCTTCCTGTGCCTGTGCGGCCAGGGCAGCCACCTTCACGCCGAGCTCATGAGCAGCCCAGCCAAGGTGAGTTTCGAGAATCTGACCGACGTTCATACGCGAAGGCACGCCCAGCGGATTCAGCACGATCTCCACCGGAGTTCCATCCGGCAGGTACGGCATATCTTCTTCCGGCAGAATGCGCGCGAT
Above is a genomic segment from Granulicella cerasi containing:
- the rpoC gene encoding DNA-directed RNA polymerase subunit beta', with the protein product MFRSSPFETQGPIADFDSIKIQLASPEKIRSWSHGEVTKPETINYRTFKPERDGLFCARIFGPITDWECLCGKYKRMKHRGVICDKCGVEVTLSKVRRERLGHIELASPCSHVWFFKGLPSRIGHLLDISLRELEAVLYFESYVVVDPGDAPVKEREVIKDENRFRELDQQYRPSGFKAMMGAEAIKELLKRVETQELAIELRERMKTETSLQKKLKYSKRLKVVEAFRKSDNKPQWMILDVIPVIPPELRPLVPLDGGRFATSDLNDLYRRVINRNNRLKKLMDLHAPEVIVRNEKRMLQEAVDALFDNGRRGRVLRGANNRPLKSLSDTLKGKQGRFRQNLLGKRVDYSGRSVIVVGPELKLHQCGLPKKMALELFKPFIYHRLEQTGHCTTIKQAKEMVEQQESIVWDILEEVIKDHPVLLNRAPTLHRLGIQAFEPVLVEGKAIKIHPLVCTAFNADFDGDQMAVHIPLSPEAQIEASVLMLASHNILSPASGQPISVPTQDLVLGIYYLTRAKVNAKGEGRVFANIEEVLMALEAKQVETLTPIRLRYTGPVLDMTTAYDDQDLTHTEPVEFNKQFINTTVGRAILNDRLPEGMPYVNGLLKKKGIGQLINYLYLNLGLETTVHTLDRLKELGFQYATRSGLSVGLDDMVIPASKYTTVADAEKQVITLQQQYLEGSITNLERSNKVTQLWSGITDRVADEMFNNMKRADKEGTMNPIYIMADSGARGSKQQIRQLSGMRGLMAKPSGEIIESPIKANFREGLTVLEYFISTHGARKGLADTALKTADSGYLTRRLVDVAQDVIISELDCGTVEGIYVMPIIEAGEIIEPLRDRIIGRVTLEKLKDFEGKTIVEINDEIDEDKAAAIQAAGIEKVKIRSVLTCESKRGCCIRCYGRNLGSGKMVELGEAVGVIAAQSIGEPGTQLTMRTFHVGGTASRVADASHLEAKNAGRIHFINLATVRSKDGGLVAFNRSGSIAIIDEKGREKERYAIVYGAKLKVEDGQEVKLGDVIGEWDPYTFSILTEIEGTVQFKDLQEGVTLHEETDEVTGLSRLVVADSPDEKRQPMILVKGAAGTKRYLMPNRAHLMVQDGDELSPGDVLAKIPRETTRTKDITGGLPRVVELFEARKPRDPAIIAKLDGIVRFGDVSKGQRKVYVTSDSGTEDEYSVPRGVYVNVQEGERVRAGDALIDGPRNPHDILEVLGERELQIYLVNEIQEVYRLQGVSISDKHIETIVRQMMRWVKIEEVGDTNFLLEQQVDRFRFNAENQRVLMDGGRPSIGRPLLLGITKASLSTDSFISAASFQETTRVLTEASINGAMDTLRGLKENVIVGRLIPAGTGMEYYRNVALSPELEEAAAQIQAEVQEAHEAEERELEQMRMEGEQEEMAAE